From Streptomyces sp. NBC_00690, a single genomic window includes:
- a CDS encoding ABC transporter substrate-binding protein: protein MSTGAGVEVQKRLEVLIQDFRTSDPPMPVVVLHAEDSTDDDQVVNLVEELHRGQDAHGTRCAVVPTTQEGPTEVRKAAALVRDLADPKRWDGQRSVYRRYAFPRLRLVRAIEDAVGELGPGWQTATGTGLGRPNPAQRLLDQLAKQRWRPKSSRRWNPGPAQLDMAHILPASLVAGLAALLARSHWSVALASGIGFLVLLVLLDNVLPGRAPIFLWLRRESRWFMTTTFLRAASRGRPTDVSLLRPVQSWKAIAARAQDVAEALQDGDDFQLQLYVLALFEDLRDNHRRWSWDLRGLKRHRPPMLFLPEASADNGGIELIKAVSDVRSRRSELDPLLIVAAVRGVEVSRLQRSVITQPGGTLWIWYQEWTRNLRAGQSPSRELAELPWVLKVPLPGVRLGPLADGRLPCVRADTRPTAARVVWSLHALVLVLMLVAAGLWARADDLQDRYCSASVLTANRDTERKKVDDDPTECIGVATGDVRFTDWLPDGKASEHKASAPWTLPWLESRIAEQNRKVLDKHGKDYLTVIYAGPLSYDEDGGSSPVKGIEELAGVHLAQQVINDTYPVKLRVLIANGGVDLRHQKDMAKTIAAYAAEDPSVVGVIGTGRDLKTSTETNKTLRDAGLPVVSGTNSATYLPQQFANWFSLAATDEWQVQQLGLVAAQLRDPSQIQHALVLARDTSDSDDLYTDEQAKYGAQMLRQKGFTMLPELRYELDQGKPVMRGPVDAFCKGPDVPSVIYFAGRVEDIGPMMDLLGTSPICAQRNISILTGDDLSKAKFTQGTDGVAPKVTLYHAALAELEKAASMTSFYKDAGRYLPGLGSKPSYKTAALSSGQTALAHDATRALYWAATRDGDPNRAATWVNLRTVKLSGMATGTIDFTGAPLYGDRSGHSVALKEVRSSADGTPQLKVLCSRVAGDATPLTQGECTISGPE from the coding sequence ATGTCGACCGGTGCCGGCGTCGAGGTGCAGAAGAGACTGGAGGTCCTGATCCAGGACTTCCGCACCAGTGATCCACCCATGCCCGTCGTCGTGCTGCACGCGGAGGACAGCACCGACGACGATCAAGTAGTCAATCTGGTCGAGGAGTTGCACCGGGGGCAGGACGCCCACGGCACCCGGTGCGCCGTCGTCCCCACCACCCAGGAGGGACCGACCGAGGTACGCAAGGCCGCGGCCCTAGTCCGGGACCTCGCCGACCCCAAGCGATGGGACGGGCAGCGCTCGGTCTATCGACGCTACGCCTTCCCACGGCTGCGGTTGGTCCGCGCCATCGAGGACGCGGTGGGAGAGCTAGGTCCCGGCTGGCAGACGGCCACGGGGACGGGCCTCGGCCGGCCCAACCCGGCGCAGCGACTACTCGACCAACTCGCCAAACAGCGCTGGCGGCCCAAGAGCTCCCGGCGGTGGAACCCCGGGCCCGCCCAACTCGACATGGCCCACATCCTGCCGGCGAGCCTGGTCGCGGGCCTGGCGGCACTGCTCGCCCGCAGCCACTGGTCCGTGGCGCTGGCATCCGGAATCGGCTTCCTCGTCTTATTGGTGCTGCTCGACAATGTGCTTCCCGGCCGTGCGCCCATCTTCCTGTGGCTGCGCAGGGAGAGCCGATGGTTCATGACCACGACCTTCCTGCGGGCGGCATCCCGCGGTCGACCCACCGATGTCTCGCTCCTACGACCGGTCCAGTCCTGGAAGGCGATCGCCGCCCGCGCCCAGGACGTGGCCGAGGCGCTCCAGGACGGGGACGACTTCCAACTCCAGCTCTATGTGCTGGCCCTGTTCGAGGATCTGCGCGACAACCACCGCCGCTGGAGTTGGGATCTGCGCGGTCTCAAACGGCATCGACCGCCCATGCTGTTCCTGCCCGAGGCCAGCGCGGACAACGGCGGCATCGAGCTCATCAAGGCGGTGAGCGATGTCCGCAGCCGACGCAGCGAGCTCGACCCCCTGCTGATCGTCGCCGCTGTGCGGGGAGTCGAGGTGTCCCGCCTCCAACGCAGTGTGATCACCCAGCCCGGTGGGACGCTGTGGATCTGGTACCAGGAGTGGACGCGCAACCTCCGCGCCGGGCAGTCCCCCAGCCGGGAACTGGCCGAACTGCCCTGGGTGTTGAAGGTGCCCCTGCCCGGGGTGCGACTCGGACCGCTCGCCGATGGTCGACTTCCGTGCGTACGGGCGGACACCCGGCCCACGGCCGCCCGGGTCGTGTGGTCGCTGCACGCGCTCGTCCTGGTGCTCATGCTGGTCGCGGCAGGGCTGTGGGCCCGGGCGGACGACCTCCAGGACCGGTACTGCTCGGCCTCGGTGCTGACCGCCAACCGGGACACCGAACGCAAGAAGGTGGACGATGATCCGACGGAGTGCATAGGAGTCGCGACCGGCGATGTGCGGTTCACCGACTGGCTGCCGGACGGGAAGGCGTCCGAACACAAGGCCAGTGCGCCCTGGACCTTGCCGTGGCTGGAGAGTCGCATCGCCGAGCAGAACCGCAAGGTCCTCGACAAGCACGGCAAGGACTACCTCACCGTCATCTACGCAGGCCCTCTCAGCTATGACGAGGACGGTGGCTCGTCACCGGTGAAGGGCATCGAGGAACTGGCGGGCGTCCATCTGGCGCAGCAGGTCATCAATGACACGTACCCCGTGAAGCTACGGGTCCTGATCGCCAACGGCGGGGTGGATCTGCGCCATCAGAAGGACATGGCCAAGACCATCGCCGCCTATGCCGCCGAGGACCCGTCCGTGGTCGGGGTGATCGGCACCGGGCGTGATCTGAAGACCAGTACGGAGACCAACAAGACGCTGCGGGACGCGGGGCTGCCCGTGGTGTCGGGCACCAACTCGGCGACCTATCTGCCGCAGCAGTTCGCCAACTGGTTCAGTCTGGCCGCGACCGACGAGTGGCAGGTGCAGCAACTGGGCCTGGTGGCTGCACAGTTGCGTGACCCGAGCCAGATCCAGCATGCACTGGTGCTGGCCCGGGACACCAGCGACTCGGATGACCTCTACACCGATGAGCAGGCGAAGTACGGGGCGCAGATGCTGCGCCAGAAGGGCTTCACCATGCTCCCGGAGTTGCGGTACGAGTTGGACCAGGGCAAGCCGGTGATGCGGGGGCCCGTGGACGCGTTCTGCAAGGGTCCCGATGTGCCTTCGGTGATCTACTTCGCCGGCCGGGTGGAGGACATCGGGCCCATGATGGACCTGCTGGGGACCTCGCCGATCTGTGCCCAGCGCAACATCTCCATCCTCACCGGTGATGACCTGTCGAAGGCCAAGTTCACCCAGGGCACGGACGGGGTGGCCCCCAAGGTGACGCTCTACCACGCCGCCCTGGCCGAGTTGGAGAAGGCGGCATCGATGACGTCCTTCTACAAGGACGCGGGAAGGTATCTGCCGGGGCTGGGCAGCAAGCCGTCCTACAAGACCGCGGCCCTGTCCAGCGGACAGACCGCGCTGGCCCATGACGCGACCCGGGCCCTGTACTGGGCGGCCACCCGTGACGGAGACCCCAACCGCGCCGCGACCTGGGTGAACCTCCGCACGGTCAAGCTCAGCGGGATGGCCACCGGCACGATCGACTTCACCGGCGCTCCCCTGTACGGGGACCGCAGCGGGCACAGCGTCGCACTGAAGGAAGTGCGGAGCTCGGCCGACGGGACACCGCAGCTGAAGGTGCTGTGCAGCCGGGTCGCCGGTGATGCGACGCCGCTCACCCAAGGGGAGTGCACGATCAGCGGGCCCGAGTGA
- a CDS encoding NAD(P)-dependent oxidoreductase, which translates to MPSQASIPTAAPSTPVSVIGLGAMGRALAGALVKAGHPTTVWNRSPGKSDELIAQGAVLAATAREAVLAGELVIVCVVDYDAAEAILDPLGDVLKGRTLVNLTSDLPARSRAAARWAQEHSVDYLDGSVLVPTSLVGTPEALLFYAGSRESFDRHESVLKSLGERAAFVGTDPGLAAVYDLSLLDFFYGSITGLVHAFALAKSEGVRAADLAPYLNTITHILPLMAEGSAAEIDAGSYPGKEANLAMMAVSVDHILHAAQARGLDVSHLEAIKAVADRAVERGHGADDWTSTIEAVLNP; encoded by the coding sequence ATGCCTTCCCAAGCCTCCATCCCCACTGCTGCCCCTTCTACTCCCGTCTCCGTCATCGGACTCGGCGCCATGGGTCGGGCCCTCGCCGGCGCCCTGGTCAAGGCCGGTCATCCGACCACCGTGTGGAACCGTTCGCCGGGCAAGTCGGATGAGCTGATCGCGCAGGGCGCGGTCCTCGCCGCCACGGCACGGGAAGCGGTCCTCGCCGGCGAGTTGGTCATCGTCTGCGTCGTGGACTACGACGCGGCGGAGGCCATCCTTGACCCATTGGGCGACGTCCTCAAGGGGCGGACGCTGGTCAATCTCACCTCGGATCTGCCGGCGCGCTCCCGGGCCGCGGCGCGCTGGGCGCAGGAGCACTCCGTCGACTATCTGGACGGTTCGGTCTTGGTGCCGACTTCCCTCGTCGGCACGCCCGAGGCACTGTTGTTCTACGCGGGGTCGCGGGAGTCCTTCGATCGCCATGAGTCCGTGCTGAAGTCGCTGGGCGAGCGGGCCGCGTTCGTCGGTACCGACCCCGGGCTCGCAGCCGTCTACGACCTGTCCCTGCTGGACTTCTTCTACGGCAGCATCACGGGTCTTGTGCATGCGTTCGCACTGGCCAAGTCCGAGGGTGTACGGGCCGCTGACCTGGCCCCCTACCTCAACACCATCACCCACATCCTGCCGTTGATGGCGGAGGGTTCGGCCGCCGAGATCGATGCGGGGAGCTACCCGGGCAAGGAGGCCAATCTGGCGATGATGGCCGTGTCGGTCGACCACATCCTGCATGCGGCCCAGGCCCGGGGACTGGACGTCTCGCACCTGGAGGCGATCAAGGCGGTGGCGGACCGCGCGGTCGAACGCGGACACGGGGCGGATGACTGGACGAGCACCATCGAGGCCGTGCTCAACCCCTGA
- a CDS encoding MerR family transcriptional regulator has protein sequence MRIGELAERAGTTTRTLRYYESRGLLPARRTENGYRTYDEDDLRLLRQIRTLQDFGFDLEETRPFVECLRAGHPAGDSCPASLAVYRAKLSELDTLIEELRFIRAQVGAQLAGAEAQLMTETQPRCEFGG, from the coding sequence ATGCGAATCGGCGAGCTGGCGGAACGCGCCGGGACCACCACCCGTACTCTGCGCTACTACGAATCGCGCGGGCTGCTGCCCGCACGACGTACGGAGAACGGCTACCGCACGTACGACGAGGACGACCTGCGCCTCCTTCGACAGATCCGAACCCTCCAGGACTTCGGATTCGATCTGGAGGAGACACGGCCGTTCGTCGAGTGCCTGCGGGCCGGTCATCCGGCCGGGGACTCCTGCCCCGCCTCGCTCGCCGTCTACCGCGCCAAGCTCAGTGAGCTGGACACCCTCATCGAGGAACTCCGCTTCATCCGCGCCCAGGTGGGTGCGCAGCTCGCTGGGGCCGAGGCGCAACTGATGACCGAAACGCAACCACGGTGTGAATTCGGAGGATGA
- the trxA gene encoding thioredoxin, whose translation MIRAAGTDVVTDADFDTRVLGADLPVLVEFTADWCGPCHQLAPVLSAVAKEETERLTVAQIDVDTNPETAVRYNVLSMPTLMLFHRGQVITSLVGARSGRQLRRELADALTGERG comes from the coding sequence ATGATTCGAGCAGCGGGAACCGATGTGGTGACGGATGCGGACTTTGACACCAGGGTGTTGGGAGCCGATCTCCCGGTCCTGGTGGAGTTCACCGCCGACTGGTGCGGCCCGTGCCACCAATTGGCGCCGGTCCTTAGCGCGGTCGCGAAGGAGGAGACCGAGCGGCTCACGGTGGCGCAGATCGATGTGGACACCAATCCGGAGACCGCCGTTCGCTACAACGTGCTGTCCATGCCGACCCTGATGCTGTTCCACCGGGGCCAGGTGATCACTTCCCTGGTGGGTGCGCGGTCGGGGCGGCAGCTACGCCGTGAGCTCGCCGATGCGCTGACGGGCGAACGGGGGTAG
- a CDS encoding HelD family protein — MSTEELQREQQFIDLLQERVTALRQEAEAMLRATIGQLSTHVQTRVEREASIAEQSADLAALNAVESGLCFGRIDLRDGSSHHIGRIGIRRDDHERTPLLIDWRAPVARPFYLATGYEPMGLRRRRHITTMGSTVTALHDEILDLADTTRSGYEDHDGDSVLLAALGAARTGRMADIVQTIQAEQDRIIRAPRQQILVVEGGPGTGKTAVALHRAAYLLYAHREQLARRAVLIVGPNPAFLGYIGEVLPSLGETGVLLATPGELFPGVRASGTDTPAAAEVKGRIAMAEVLAQVLRERQALPETLPGVDFEAEGRVPEPALEIDHSEYGILLLGREMAYEARDRARATGLPHNLARPHFAFRIIDALTEQLADRLGADPYGGPNLLGPDDLAQLGKEIATSAEVHRAIDLLWPALSPYELVADFLAEPEGHLPAEEAELIRRTGGEWTTADVPLLDEAAELLGVDDSAERATAEAERLERIAYAQGVLDLSAGSKTYEFEDEESEILAAHDIIDAERMAERHEEEDHRSAAERAAADRTWAFGHIIVDEAQELSAMAWRLLMRRCPARSMTLVGDPAQTGDIAGVGSWRAILEPYVGDRWQHARLGVNYRTPAEIMELAARVRRASYPEFEPPRSVRSTGVPPWIRRVSDGELSAAVLAAVARERPEEGRLAVIAPRQLHGRWESIGGPVDLTRSVVLLDPRQAKGLEFDTVIVVEPALFTDSDLYVALTRATQRLGVLHSRDLPEGLV; from the coding sequence TTGTCAACCGAGGAATTGCAGCGCGAACAGCAATTCATCGATCTCTTGCAGGAGCGCGTCACCGCGCTCCGGCAGGAGGCCGAAGCCATGCTGCGAGCCACGATCGGGCAGCTCAGCACCCATGTGCAGACCAGAGTCGAACGCGAGGCGAGCATCGCCGAGCAATCGGCGGACCTCGCCGCACTCAATGCGGTGGAATCCGGTCTCTGTTTCGGTCGCATCGATCTTCGCGACGGCTCCAGCCATCACATCGGCCGCATCGGAATCCGCCGCGACGACCATGAACGCACTCCGCTCCTCATCGACTGGCGCGCCCCCGTGGCCCGCCCCTTCTACCTCGCCACCGGATATGAGCCCATGGGCCTGCGTCGGCGACGCCACATCACCACCATGGGAAGCACCGTCACCGCGCTCCACGACGAGATCCTCGACCTCGCCGACACCACCCGCAGTGGGTACGAGGACCACGACGGCGACTCCGTACTCCTGGCGGCGCTCGGGGCGGCGCGCACCGGACGGATGGCGGACATCGTCCAGACCATCCAGGCCGAACAGGACCGGATCATCCGCGCGCCCCGGCAACAGATCCTCGTCGTCGAAGGCGGCCCCGGCACCGGGAAGACCGCGGTCGCACTCCATCGCGCCGCCTATCTCCTGTACGCCCACCGCGAGCAACTCGCCCGCCGTGCCGTCCTGATCGTCGGACCGAACCCCGCCTTCCTCGGGTACATCGGCGAAGTGCTGCCCTCGCTCGGCGAGACGGGCGTCCTGTTGGCCACTCCGGGAGAGCTGTTCCCCGGCGTCCGCGCCTCCGGTACGGATACGCCCGCAGCCGCCGAGGTCAAGGGGCGGATCGCCATGGCGGAGGTGCTCGCACAGGTGCTGCGCGAGCGGCAGGCGCTCCCCGAGACCCTGCCGGGTGTCGACTTCGAGGCCGAGGGACGGGTGCCGGAACCGGCCCTGGAGATCGACCACAGCGAGTACGGAATCCTGCTGCTGGGCCGGGAGATGGCGTACGAGGCCCGGGACCGGGCCCGGGCCACCGGACTGCCGCACAATCTGGCCCGCCCCCACTTCGCCTTCCGCATCATCGACGCCCTGACCGAACAACTCGCCGACCGGCTCGGCGCCGACCCCTACGGAGGGCCCAATCTGCTCGGGCCCGACGACCTTGCCCAACTCGGCAAGGAGATCGCCACCAGCGCCGAGGTGCACCGGGCCATCGACCTGCTGTGGCCGGCACTGAGTCCGTATGAGTTGGTCGCCGACTTCCTTGCCGAGCCTGAGGGTCATCTACCGGCCGAGGAAGCCGAGTTGATTCGGCGTACGGGCGGGGAGTGGACCACAGCCGATGTGCCGCTGCTCGACGAGGCCGCCGAACTGCTCGGCGTCGATGACAGCGCCGAGCGGGCCACTGCGGAGGCGGAGCGGCTGGAGCGGATCGCCTATGCGCAGGGCGTGCTCGACCTCTCCGCGGGTTCCAAGACGTACGAGTTCGAGGACGAGGAGTCCGAGATCCTCGCCGCCCACGACATCATCGACGCCGAACGGATGGCCGAGCGCCATGAGGAGGAGGACCACCGCAGCGCCGCGGAACGGGCCGCCGCCGATCGCACCTGGGCGTTCGGGCACATCATCGTCGACGAGGCGCAGGAGCTGTCCGCGATGGCCTGGCGACTGCTGATGCGTCGCTGCCCCGCCCGCTCGATGACACTCGTGGGCGATCCGGCCCAGACCGGCGACATCGCGGGAGTGGGTTCGTGGCGCGCCATCCTGGAGCCGTACGTGGGCGACCGCTGGCAGCACGCCCGGCTGGGCGTCAACTACCGTACGCCCGCCGAGATCATGGAGCTGGCCGCAAGGGTCCGCCGCGCCTCCTACCCCGAGTTCGAGCCGCCCCGCTCGGTCCGCTCCACGGGAGTGCCGCCGTGGATCCGCCGGGTCTCGGACGGGGAACTGTCCGCTGCCGTCCTGGCGGCCGTGGCCCGGGAGCGACCTGAGGAGGGTCGCCTCGCGGTGATCGCCCCGCGCCAGCTCCACGGCCGATGGGAGTCCATCGGCGGTCCGGTGGACCTCACCCGCTCGGTCGTCCTGCTGGACCCACGGCAGGCGAAGGGGCTGGAGTTCGACACCGTGATCGTCGTCGAGCCGGCGCTGTTCACCGACAGCGACCTGTATGTGGCCCTCACCCGGGCGACCCAGCGCCTGGGCGTGCTCCACAGTCGCGACCTCCCGGAGGGTCTGGTTTAA
- the glgB gene encoding 1,4-alpha-glucan branching enzyme, translating to MSGGHHDPHALLGARIGRSGVELRVLRPYAKTVTVIAKGLRAKLSADGDGLFSGVLPMRTAPDYRLLVTYAAEGGEQEVEVHDPYRFLPALGDLDLHLIGEGRHEELWRALGAHPMVHEGVSGTRFTVWAPNARGVQVLGDFSYWDGTGHPMRSLGATGVWELFVPGVGAGALYKFRIMRPDGSSTVRADPMARQAEVPPATASVITESHHVWRDEEWMAHRGDRPVHESPLSVYELHLPSWRPGLTYRQLADQLPRYVKDLGFTHVEFMPVSEHPFGGSWGYQVTGFYAPTSRMGSPDDFRHLVDALHRAGIGVIMDWVPAHFPRDDWALADFDGRPLYEHPDPARAAHPDWGTLEFDYGRKEVRNFLVANAVYWCEQFHIDGIRVDAVASMLYLDYSRGPGQWSPNEHGGRENLDAVAFLQEMNATVYRRCPGVVTIAEESTAWDGVTRATHHVGPGGFGGLGFGLKWNMGWMHDSLGYVGHEPVHRKFHHHEMTFSMVYAYSENYVLPISHDEVVHGKRSLVSKMPGDWWQQRANHRAYLGFMWAHPGKQLLFMGQEFAQGAEWSEGHGPDWWLLDPSYAAEADHRGVRLLVRDLNAVYAALPALWARDTDPGGFAWVEGNAADDNVFAFLRYDTAGEPLLAVSNFSPVVRHDYRLGVPEEFAAWVEVLNTDAALYGGGGVVSPDPRKAQPIGAHGRPMSLEVTLPPLATVWLRPE from the coding sequence CTGAGCGGCGGCCACCACGACCCGCACGCACTCCTCGGGGCGCGGATCGGACGCTCAGGCGTCGAGTTGCGGGTGCTGCGGCCGTACGCGAAGACGGTGACCGTGATCGCCAAGGGGCTGCGGGCGAAGCTGTCCGCGGACGGGGACGGACTCTTCTCGGGGGTGCTCCCCATGCGGACGGCCCCCGACTACCGACTGCTCGTCACCTACGCCGCCGAGGGCGGGGAGCAAGAGGTCGAGGTCCACGACCCGTACCGGTTCCTGCCCGCGCTCGGAGATCTCGACCTCCATCTCATCGGGGAGGGCAGGCACGAGGAGTTGTGGCGGGCCCTGGGCGCCCATCCGATGGTCCACGAGGGGGTCAGCGGCACCCGGTTCACCGTCTGGGCCCCCAATGCCCGCGGGGTGCAGGTCCTCGGCGACTTCTCCTACTGGGACGGCACCGGGCACCCCATGCGATCGCTCGGTGCGACGGGAGTGTGGGAGCTCTTCGTACCAGGGGTCGGCGCGGGCGCGCTGTACAAGTTCCGGATCATGCGCCCCGACGGCTCCTCGACCGTACGGGCCGACCCGATGGCCCGACAGGCTGAGGTCCCACCGGCCACCGCGTCCGTGATCACCGAATCCCACCACGTGTGGCGGGACGAGGAGTGGATGGCCCACCGGGGCGATCGCCCCGTGCACGAGTCCCCGCTGTCGGTCTACGAGCTCCATCTGCCCTCCTGGCGTCCGGGGCTGACCTATCGTCAGCTGGCCGATCAGCTACCGCGCTATGTGAAGGACCTCGGCTTCACGCACGTGGAGTTCATGCCGGTGTCCGAGCACCCCTTCGGCGGATCGTGGGGCTATCAGGTCACCGGCTTCTACGCGCCCACCTCCCGCATGGGCTCCCCCGACGACTTCCGGCACCTCGTCGACGCACTGCATCGCGCCGGCATCGGCGTGATCATGGACTGGGTGCCCGCGCACTTCCCCCGGGACGACTGGGCGTTGGCCGATTTCGACGGCCGACCGCTCTACGAGCATCCCGACCCGGCCCGGGCCGCCCACCCCGACTGGGGCACGCTGGAGTTCGACTACGGGCGCAAGGAGGTCCGCAACTTCCTGGTCGCCAATGCCGTCTACTGGTGCGAACAGTTCCACATCGACGGCATCCGGGTGGACGCCGTCGCCTCGATGCTCTACCTCGACTACTCGCGCGGTCCTGGCCAGTGGTCACCCAACGAGCACGGCGGGCGGGAGAACCTCGACGCCGTCGCCTTCCTCCAGGAGATGAACGCCACCGTCTACCGGCGCTGCCCGGGCGTGGTGACGATCGCGGAGGAGTCCACCGCCTGGGACGGGGTGACCCGGGCGACCCACCATGTGGGGCCGGGCGGCTTCGGCGGGCTCGGCTTCGGACTGAAGTGGAACATGGGGTGGATGCACGATTCGCTGGGCTACGTGGGGCACGAGCCGGTGCACCGCAAGTTCCACCACCATGAGATGACGTTCTCGATGGTGTACGCATACAGCGAGAACTACGTCCTGCCGATCTCGCACGACGAGGTCGTGCACGGCAAGCGGTCGCTGGTGAGCAAGATGCCGGGCGACTGGTGGCAGCAGCGCGCCAACCACCGGGCCTACCTCGGCTTCATGTGGGCCCATCCCGGCAAGCAACTGCTCTTCATGGGGCAGGAGTTCGCACAGGGTGCGGAGTGGTCCGAGGGGCACGGACCGGACTGGTGGCTGCTGGACCCCTCCTACGCGGCCGAGGCCGACCACCGCGGGGTGCGGCTGCTGGTGCGCGATCTGAACGCCGTGTACGCGGCGCTTCCCGCGCTGTGGGCGCGGGACACCGACCCCGGCGGCTTCGCCTGGGTGGAGGGCAATGCGGCCGACGACAACGTGTTCGCGTTCCTCCGCTATGACACCGCGGGCGAACCCCTGCTCGCGGTCAGCAACTTCTCCCCCGTGGTGCGGCACGACTACCGGCTCGGGGTGCCGGAGGAGTTCGCCGCCTGGGTGGAGGTGCTGAACACGGACGCGGCTCTCTACGGCGGTGGCGGGGTGGTGAGCCCGGACCCCCGCAAGGCCCAGCCGATCGGCGCCCATGGCCGTCCGATGAGCCTCGAAGTGACCCTGCCACCGCTGGCGACGGTGTGGTTGCGCCCCGAGTGA
- a CDS encoding maltokinase N-terminal cap-like domain-containing protein, with product MAEAASTRTPVALLPSLVPLLLDWLPRQRWFAGKGHPVTGVSLVCATELLPLTGPGAGLVHLLVEVEQPGLPAGGAKDCYQLLLGVRDVLPPRLAPALIGRPTDGPLAGRTVYEGLHDPRLAELVLERLRTPGTLGTLRFSRFDRAPAVPGGLTARPLDAEQSNSSLIYGDDYILKVFRRVQTGPNPDLELPLALARAGCGRVPVPVAWYESTAAQPHTLGVLQPYLRGSHDGWRLALDALAAGRPFTDEARALGLVTAEVHTALAEALPTVLLRHEHTEHLARAMRRRLNEAARAVPALLPYAPRLGTAFDAVAALGRGGRTWRAQRVHGDLHLGQALYQSAERGGRASPALAGAPPSAPLASTGQLAHPQTGAAAAGHWSVIDFEGEPARPLGERRSPQPPVRDIAGMLRSFDYAARSHNPWNPAWAEQCRDAYCEGYAAGSGDDPRAEPELLRAYETDKAVYEVVYEARHRPGWLPVPMAAIERLAALA from the coding sequence ATGGCGGAGGCTGCATCCACTCGTACTCCTGTGGCGCTCCTCCCCTCGCTCGTGCCGCTCCTGCTCGACTGGCTGCCGCGCCAGCGCTGGTTCGCCGGAAAGGGCCATCCCGTCACCGGTGTCTCACTCGTCTGCGCGACCGAGCTGCTTCCGCTGACCGGGCCCGGCGCGGGACTCGTGCACCTGCTCGTGGAGGTCGAACAGCCGGGGCTGCCGGCCGGCGGCGCCAAGGACTGCTACCAACTGCTGCTCGGTGTGCGGGACGTACTGCCGCCGCGTCTCGCCCCCGCCCTGATCGGCCGCCCGACGGATGGTCCGCTGGCCGGACGGACGGTCTACGAGGGGCTGCACGACCCCCGACTCGCCGAACTGGTCCTGGAGCGGCTGCGCACCCCCGGCACCCTCGGCACCCTGCGGTTCTCCCGATTCGACCGGGCCCCCGCCGTCCCCGGTGGCCTCACCGCACGGCCGCTGGACGCCGAGCAGTCCAACTCCTCGCTGATCTACGGGGACGACTACATCCTCAAGGTGTTCCGACGCGTCCAGACCGGCCCCAACCCCGATCTGGAGCTGCCCCTCGCCCTGGCCAGGGCGGGCTGTGGACGGGTCCCCGTACCGGTGGCCTGGTACGAGTCCACCGCGGCGCAACCCCACACCCTCGGGGTGCTCCAGCCCTATCTGCGCGGCTCCCACGACGGCTGGCGACTCGCGCTCGACGCGCTGGCCGCGGGACGACCGTTCACCGACGAGGCCCGGGCGCTCGGTCTGGTGACCGCCGAGGTGCACACCGCGCTCGCCGAAGCCCTGCCGACCGTGCTGCTGCGCCACGAACACACCGAGCACCTGGCCAGGGCGATGCGCCGACGTCTGAACGAGGCGGCCCGGGCGGTCCCCGCCCTGCTGCCCTACGCACCCCGCCTCGGCACGGCCTTCGACGCGGTCGCGGCACTCGGCAGGGGCGGTCGCACCTGGCGGGCGCAACGGGTGCACGGCGACCTCCATCTGGGCCAGGCCCTCTACCAGAGCGCGGAGCGCGGCGGCCGGGCCTCACCCGCCCTGGCGGGCGCGCCCCCGAGTGCACCGCTGGCCTCCACCGGGCAGTTGGCCCACCCGCAGACCGGTGCCGCCGCGGCCGGCCACTGGTCGGTGATCGACTTCGAAGGGGAGCCCGCCCGCCCGCTCGGCGAACGCCGCAGCCCCCAGCCCCCGGTCCGGGACATCGCCGGAATGCTGCGTTCCTTCGACTACGCGGCCCGCTCCCACAACCCCTGGAACCCCGCCTGGGCCGAGCAGTGCAGGGACGCCTACTGCGAGGGGTACGCCGCGGGCTCGGGCGACGACCCACGGGCCGAGCCTGAACTGCTGCGCGCCTATGAAACGGACAAGGCGGTGTACGAGGTGGTCTACGAGGCCCGACACCGACCGGGCTGGCTGCCGGTGCCGATGGCCGCGATCGAACGCCTCGCCGCCCTCGCCTGA